Proteins from a genomic interval of Gordonia sp. SL306:
- a CDS encoding sugar porter family MFS transporter, whose translation MTETLTRVQPPKVTPFSILVAVGASLGGLLYGYDTGIIGSALLFLQDDFGISDDPGLLSVITSITLLGAIFGAIGTGPLSERLGRRWTVVLVAVAFIVFAIGCGLAPNVTVLIIFRFLLGLPVGGASQIIPTYIAELAPKHVRGTQAVLFQVMICVGTLVAYATGHALGTHAAWREMLAFAAIPAVVFLIIMLMLPESPRWLILKSREKDAAQALARVRPAGYDVSAELDEIRSVSEPKTGSWRDLRTPWVRPALVAGLGVAFFSQATGISAIIYYAPSLLALAGFGTSAATLASIGVGVSLLVFTLVGMALLERLGRRKLVLWGLPGAVVVLAVLAMVLPWTAGAGAELSIGLQVLVMICLAGYFAFNGGSLSVMTWLYMAEIFPLEVRGRAVSLCAFCLWVTNFLVTLLLYFAADKLGTGLVFGVLAVVNVIAWLFVWRWVPETKGRSLEEIESSLKGGTFTPRVHIVDASASEEIGARP comes from the coding sequence ATGACCGAGACCTTGACACGAGTGCAGCCGCCCAAGGTGACGCCCTTCTCCATCCTCGTCGCCGTCGGCGCGAGCCTCGGCGGACTGCTTTACGGCTACGACACGGGCATCATCGGCTCCGCCTTGCTGTTTCTCCAGGACGACTTCGGGATCAGTGACGATCCGGGCCTGTTGTCGGTCATCACGTCGATCACGCTGCTGGGCGCGATCTTCGGTGCCATCGGGACCGGACCGTTGTCGGAGCGCCTCGGGCGGCGTTGGACAGTGGTGCTGGTGGCGGTGGCGTTCATCGTGTTCGCCATCGGATGCGGCTTGGCCCCGAACGTGACCGTGCTCATCATCTTCCGGTTCCTGCTCGGCCTCCCGGTCGGGGGCGCATCACAGATCATCCCGACCTACATCGCCGAGCTCGCTCCCAAGCATGTCCGAGGCACCCAGGCCGTCCTGTTCCAGGTGATGATCTGCGTGGGCACGCTCGTCGCATACGCGACGGGGCATGCACTGGGGACGCACGCCGCGTGGCGGGAGATGCTGGCGTTCGCGGCCATCCCGGCAGTGGTGTTCCTCATCATCATGCTGATGCTCCCGGAGAGCCCGAGATGGCTGATCCTGAAGTCTCGTGAAAAGGATGCGGCTCAAGCACTTGCGAGAGTGCGGCCCGCCGGCTACGACGTCTCGGCCGAGCTCGACGAGATCAGGTCGGTCAGTGAGCCGAAGACCGGATCATGGCGCGACCTCCGAACACCCTGGGTGCGCCCGGCATTGGTGGCCGGACTCGGCGTCGCCTTCTTCTCCCAGGCGACCGGGATCAGCGCCATCATCTATTACGCACCGTCACTACTGGCCCTGGCAGGATTCGGGACATCTGCGGCCACACTCGCCTCGATCGGCGTCGGTGTGTCGCTGCTGGTGTTCACACTCGTCGGCATGGCGCTCCTGGAACGCCTCGGCCGACGGAAACTGGTTCTGTGGGGGCTGCCCGGTGCAGTGGTGGTGCTGGCCGTCCTCGCCATGGTCCTACCGTGGACGGCGGGCGCCGGAGCCGAACTGAGTATCGGATTACAAGTCCTCGTGATGATCTGTCTGGCAGGATATTTCGCCTTCAACGGCGGCAGCCTCTCGGTGATGACCTGGCTGTACATGGCGGAGATCTTCCCGCTGGAGGTTCGCGGTCGGGCGGTCTCCCTGTGCGCGTTCTGCCTGTGGGTCACGAACTTCCTCGTGACACTCCTGCTGTACTTCGCCGCGGACAAACTCGGCACCGGGCTGGTGTTCGGTGTCCTGGCGGTGGTGAACGTGATCGCCTGGCTGTTCGTGTGGCGCTGGGTTCCCGAGACCAAGGGCCGCAGCCTCGAGGAGATCGAGAGCTCCCTCAAAGGCGGCACGTTTACTCCACGAGTCCACATCGTCGACGCGTCCGCGTCGGAAGAGATCGGAGCGCGCCCATGA
- a CDS encoding MFS transporter, with product MSNTRWRMFGLLLLLVTVNYVDRGSLSVALPMIKEDFHISAEMTGLLLSAFFWAYAAMQIPAGWLIDKFGPRKLIVAACFGWGGATAMSGLAPNIGIMAFARGAIGIAEAPIMPAGGKLNAAFLTEKERGRGATILDAGAPLGSAVGGIAITGLIAFTGSWRWAFLAAGVVTMLLGVWAWRAIRDTPDEHPKVNPAELEYLTRSHAEESARHRSTGQRAGLTHYLKFRSFWAMCLGWLGFNGVFYGLLTWGPLFLSESKGFDLNTIGWSTFVIFGSGFVGEIIGGQLADRLKEKGYNTNLVMRSLLGFAGVCVVLGLVGVVLMPGPVAAIALLSVVLFFLRWVGLFWSVPAILGGREDAGVLGGAMNLAGNVSGFVTPMAVGFIVGATGGYTWALLYFVGAGIIMTVAVLVLDYAQRLAPKAGQPATTTPGVAV from the coding sequence ATGTCCAACACCCGTTGGCGCATGTTCGGCCTGTTGCTCCTCCTGGTCACGGTCAACTATGTCGACCGCGGGTCCTTGTCCGTGGCGCTGCCGATGATCAAAGAGGACTTCCACATCAGCGCGGAGATGACCGGTCTGCTCTTGTCGGCGTTCTTCTGGGCCTACGCGGCGATGCAGATCCCCGCCGGCTGGTTGATCGACAAGTTCGGCCCCCGCAAGCTGATCGTGGCGGCCTGCTTCGGCTGGGGTGGCGCGACGGCGATGTCGGGCCTGGCACCCAACATCGGGATCATGGCGTTCGCGCGGGGCGCGATCGGCATCGCAGAGGCGCCGATCATGCCTGCCGGCGGCAAACTCAACGCAGCCTTTCTCACCGAGAAGGAACGCGGCCGTGGCGCAACCATTCTGGACGCCGGTGCACCGCTGGGATCGGCGGTCGGCGGTATCGCCATCACCGGGCTGATCGCTTTCACCGGCAGTTGGCGCTGGGCCTTCCTCGCCGCGGGTGTGGTCACCATGCTCCTCGGCGTGTGGGCGTGGCGGGCCATCCGCGACACACCGGACGAACATCCCAAGGTGAATCCCGCCGAATTGGAGTACCTGACTCGTTCGCACGCCGAGGAGAGTGCACGCCATCGCTCGACGGGTCAGCGCGCGGGCCTCACGCACTATCTGAAGTTCCGCAGCTTCTGGGCGATGTGCCTTGGTTGGCTGGGATTCAACGGGGTCTTCTACGGATTGCTGACCTGGGGGCCCCTGTTCCTCTCGGAGAGCAAGGGTTTCGATCTCAATACCATCGGCTGGTCGACCTTCGTGATCTTCGGCTCCGGATTCGTGGGCGAGATAATCGGCGGACAACTCGCCGATAGGCTGAAGGAGAAGGGTTACAACACCAATCTGGTGATGCGGTCCCTGCTGGGCTTCGCCGGGGTCTGCGTGGTGCTCGGCCTGGTCGGAGTCGTGCTCATGCCAGGGCCGGTCGCAGCGATCGCGCTGCTGTCGGTGGTGCTCTTCTTCCTGCGATGGGTTGGCCTGTTCTGGTCCGTCCCGGCCATTCTCGGCGGCCGCGAGGACGCCGGTGTACTCGGTGGCGCAATGAATCTCGCCGGGAACGTGTCCGGCTTCGTCACACCGATGGCGGTCGGGTTCATCGTCGGCGCCACCGGCGGGTACACCTGGGCGCTGCTCTACTTCGTCGGAGCGGGCATCATCATGACCGTTGCCGTCCTCGTTCTCGACTACGCACAGCGGCTCGCCCCCAAAGCGGGGCAGCCGGCCACCACGACACCAGGAGTAGCGGTATGA
- a CDS encoding aspartate/glutamate racemase family protein: MTRIGMIVPSSNTSVEDTTSRLLAGRDDVSFVSTRIRVQAISTDGAGAAFDVESMVAAARLLADAKVDVIVWNGTAGSWLGVEHDRTICAAITDDTGLPATTSTLAILQACHDFGVTALALGTPYTEDVVEQIVAEYRSSGIDVVSHSEWGLTDNFSFAAASDDEVTNLLIGATEQGDPQAVALVCTNVDGTGVTRAVEQKVGVPVIDSIAATLWWALEMAGADARIRGWGIFLEQAAFRHRAKQVVTELRERTGCDRTTVRVDDAALGLHVDLCVAESCGAGIRSIQHDPSLDQRALETVRWLDETRRVLVQPAFVEPPFPPQALRDVYGVSAQVLGPVERDGEVAAWLSAHSLAERGWSDDDVAAMNDARAAMADLLGR, translated from the coding sequence ATGACCCGGATCGGAATGATCGTCCCGTCGTCGAACACCAGCGTCGAGGACACCACCTCACGCCTGCTGGCCGGGCGAGACGACGTATCCTTCGTGTCCACGCGAATCCGGGTGCAGGCCATCAGTACCGATGGTGCTGGAGCAGCGTTCGACGTGGAGTCGATGGTGGCCGCGGCACGCCTGCTCGCCGATGCGAAGGTCGACGTGATCGTGTGGAACGGCACGGCCGGCTCCTGGCTCGGCGTTGAGCACGATCGAACCATCTGCGCCGCCATCACCGACGACACCGGCCTTCCGGCGACGACGTCGACGCTGGCAATTCTTCAGGCCTGTCATGATTTCGGTGTCACCGCACTGGCGCTGGGCACGCCGTACACCGAGGATGTGGTCGAACAGATCGTCGCCGAGTACCGCAGTAGCGGCATTGATGTGGTGTCCCACTCGGAGTGGGGTCTGACCGACAACTTCTCCTTCGCGGCGGCCTCCGACGACGAGGTGACCAACCTGCTCATCGGCGCCACCGAGCAGGGCGATCCGCAGGCGGTTGCGCTCGTCTGCACGAACGTCGATGGCACCGGTGTGACCCGGGCGGTGGAGCAGAAGGTGGGTGTACCGGTCATCGACAGCATCGCGGCCACACTCTGGTGGGCACTCGAGATGGCCGGTGCCGACGCCCGAATCCGAGGGTGGGGAATCTTTCTCGAGCAGGCGGCATTCCGCCACCGTGCCAAGCAGGTCGTCACCGAGCTGCGCGAGCGAACCGGCTGTGACCGCACCACGGTGCGCGTCGACGACGCCGCGCTCGGACTTCATGTGGACCTCTGCGTGGCCGAATCCTGTGGTGCGGGAATCCGATCGATCCAACATGACCCGTCACTCGACCAGCGAGCGCTGGAGACGGTGCGCTGGCTCGACGAGACCCGTCGGGTACTGGTGCAGCCCGCGTTCGTCGAGCCGCCGTTCCCGCCGCAGGCGTTGCGCGATGTGTACGGGGTGAGTGCCCAGGTGCTCGGCCCGGTCGAACGTGACGGTGAGGTCGCCGCGTGGCTCTCGGCCCATAGCCTCGCCGAACGTGGCTGGTCCGACGACGACGTCGCCGCCATGAACGACGCCCGCGCCGCGATGGCCGATCTCCTCGGACGCTGA
- a CDS encoding arabinose isomerase: MTQTIHSAETAGESSAPHLALRQPPAPMTRVGVPNARIGVVAGGLGAYWPQFDGLKDRIDDSSRHVIARIADLGATVVDAGLVSDVTEGVAAARLLAAQDLDLIVMLVPTYMTSAQVLPILRDVDVPMVLLSLQPDRKMDHARFGTGDWLAFAGSAGLPEIGVAMDRIGKKPRAIAGWLDDPRVWRKVTRYVAAARTTRLLRTARHGMMGHLYPGMYDIATNITNVVKVLGGHVEVLEFDDLRVRFEKVEGQAIDRVMAAVESGFELAPGVDTDNIRFQSQVSAALDQLVDDYALSTLAYFHFGQPGDIYGKLATGFPIGATLLTSRGIPTVTEYELRAAIAMLVTSTLGGGGTLTEGQALDFDAGVVELGHNDAADLAITEHRPVLRNLEVFHGKGGGGASIECGVALGPVTQFSITERGNGRLRFIASEGEAVDGPHITIGNTTTRIDFGCDPGLWTEEWAMSGSTHHWSMARGHLAADLEVLADLVGAEFERVQP, from the coding sequence ATGACGCAGACCATCCACAGCGCCGAGACAGCCGGTGAGTCATCGGCCCCGCATCTCGCCCTGCGGCAACCACCCGCCCCGATGACGCGTGTCGGAGTCCCCAACGCGCGCATCGGTGTCGTCGCAGGCGGGCTGGGCGCCTACTGGCCGCAGTTCGACGGACTCAAGGATCGGATCGACGACTCGTCTCGGCACGTCATCGCCCGCATCGCCGACCTCGGGGCCACCGTGGTCGACGCCGGTCTCGTCTCCGACGTGACCGAGGGCGTGGCCGCCGCACGCCTGCTGGCAGCGCAAGATCTCGATCTGATCGTCATGCTCGTGCCGACCTATATGACGTCGGCGCAAGTGCTTCCGATCCTGCGTGACGTCGACGTGCCCATGGTTCTGCTGTCGCTACAACCCGACCGCAAGATGGACCATGCACGATTCGGCACCGGGGACTGGCTGGCGTTCGCGGGTTCGGCAGGGCTGCCCGAGATCGGCGTGGCGATGGATCGCATCGGCAAGAAGCCGCGCGCCATCGCCGGCTGGCTGGACGACCCGCGCGTGTGGCGGAAGGTCACCCGGTACGTCGCGGCAGCCCGCACCACTCGTCTGCTGCGTACCGCACGACACGGCATGATGGGCCACCTGTATCCGGGCATGTACGACATCGCGACGAACATCACCAACGTGGTCAAGGTCCTCGGCGGCCATGTGGAGGTGCTCGAGTTCGACGACCTCCGAGTACGTTTCGAGAAGGTCGAAGGTCAGGCGATCGACCGGGTGATGGCCGCGGTGGAGTCGGGATTCGAGCTGGCGCCCGGCGTCGACACCGACAACATCCGCTTCCAGTCGCAGGTCTCGGCGGCGCTCGATCAGCTAGTCGACGACTACGCATTGTCCACGTTGGCCTATTTCCACTTCGGTCAGCCGGGTGATATCTACGGCAAGCTCGCGACGGGGTTCCCCATCGGGGCCACCCTGCTGACCAGCCGCGGCATCCCGACCGTCACCGAATACGAACTCCGCGCGGCGATCGCGATGCTCGTGACCTCCACCCTCGGCGGCGGTGGAACCCTCACCGAGGGGCAGGCACTCGATTTCGATGCGGGAGTCGTCGAGCTCGGCCACAACGATGCAGCCGACTTGGCGATCACCGAGCACCGGCCGGTGTTGCGCAACCTCGAGGTCTTCCACGGCAAGGGCGGAGGCGGCGCGTCCATCGAATGCGGTGTGGCGCTGGGTCCGGTCACGCAATTCTCCATCACCGAGCGTGGTAACGGCCGGCTGCGATTCATCGCGTCTGAGGGCGAGGCCGTGGACGGTCCGCACATCACCATCGGCAACACCACCACCCGCATCGACTTCGGATGTGACCCAGGTCTGTGGACCGAGGAATGGGCCATGTCGGGATCCACCCACCACTGGTCGATGGCGCGGGGACATCTCGCCGCGGATCTCGAAGTGCTGGCCGACCTAGTCGGCGCCGAATTCGAAAGAGTGCAGCCATGA
- a CDS encoding polysaccharide deacetylase family protein, which yields MTDKKIQITVGIDVDSCAGWLGSYGGQDSPNDMQRGVFAGEVGVPRMLRLLERRDIVSTWFWPGHSIETFPKQAQMCVDAGHEIGAHGYSHENPRSLTLEQERDVMAKSVKLIEQLCGERPKGYVAPWWEMSEHTASILAEYGFAYDHSQNYNDFVPFYARVGDQWTPIDTSQPASHWMTPLKHGHEIDLVEFCGNWYVDDLPPMMFIKGHPNSHGFVNPRDIEQLWNDQFDWVYRELDYAVIPMTLHPDVSGRPQVLLMLERLLDRWGSFDGVEFVTMADAADEFRTRFPFDAQARPEFVGR from the coding sequence ATGACTGACAAGAAGATTCAGATCACCGTCGGCATCGATGTCGACTCCTGCGCCGGCTGGCTCGGATCATACGGCGGGCAGGACTCGCCCAATGACATGCAGCGCGGCGTGTTCGCCGGCGAGGTCGGGGTGCCGCGCATGCTTCGGCTGCTCGAGCGTCGCGACATCGTCAGCACCTGGTTCTGGCCCGGCCACTCCATCGAGACCTTCCCGAAGCAGGCGCAGATGTGCGTCGATGCGGGGCATGAGATCGGTGCCCACGGGTACAGTCACGAGAACCCACGGTCGTTGACCCTCGAGCAGGAGCGCGACGTGATGGCCAAGAGCGTCAAGCTGATCGAGCAGCTCTGCGGTGAGCGACCCAAAGGCTACGTCGCACCGTGGTGGGAGATGAGTGAGCACACCGCCTCGATCCTCGCCGAATACGGCTTCGCCTACGACCATTCGCAGAACTACAACGACTTCGTCCCGTTCTACGCCCGGGTGGGAGATCAGTGGACGCCGATCGACACGTCGCAGCCCGCGTCGCACTGGATGACACCGCTCAAGCACGGACACGAAATCGACCTCGTCGAGTTCTGCGGCAACTGGTACGTCGACGATCTGCCGCCGATGATGTTCATCAAGGGACACCCGAACTCGCACGGATTCGTCAATCCCCGCGACATCGAGCAGCTGTGGAACGACCAGTTCGACTGGGTCTATCGCGAACTCGACTACGCGGTCATCCCGATGACCCTGCATCCCGACGTGTCCGGGAGACCGCAAGTGCTGCTGATGCTGGAACGCCTCCTCGACCGCTGGGGTTCGTTCGACGGTGTCGAGTTCGTGACCATGGCTGATGCCGCGGATGAGTTCCGGACCCGCTTTCCCTTCGACGCGCAGGCGCGACCCGAGTTCGTGGGCCGATGA
- a CDS encoding fumarylacetoacetate hydrolase family protein: MSRSFEPRTIWGTGGNFPTLESTAPPPRPQLFVKNTHSVIGDDESLHLSGDIAQRVVCEGELAIVIGTECRRLTSADEARAVIAGYTVANDVTARDLQDVDAHWSRAKGLDGFCPLGAGLVAPVDAPDWDEAIIRTRVDGQTIQHTPVSAAFVGAEELVVWASQQFTLHPGDVFLLGTPDYLPPGREDAAVLRPGSVVEIDIAGIGSLRTPVRGDSG, from the coding sequence ATGAGCCGATCATTCGAGCCCCGCACGATCTGGGGCACCGGCGGCAACTTCCCCACTCTCGAATCGACGGCTCCCCCGCCACGCCCGCAGCTGTTCGTCAAGAACACCCATTCCGTGATCGGCGATGACGAGTCGCTGCATCTTTCCGGCGATATCGCGCAGCGAGTGGTGTGCGAGGGCGAACTCGCGATCGTCATCGGGACGGAATGCCGGCGCCTGACATCCGCCGACGAGGCGCGTGCCGTGATCGCCGGTTACACCGTCGCCAACGACGTGACGGCCCGCGACCTCCAGGACGTCGACGCCCACTGGTCGCGCGCAAAGGGACTCGACGGCTTCTGCCCGCTGGGCGCGGGGCTCGTCGCGCCGGTCGACGCCCCCGATTGGGACGAGGCGATCATCCGCACCCGAGTGGACGGCCAGACCATCCAGCACACCCCGGTCTCGGCCGCATTCGTCGGGGCAGAGGAGCTCGTCGTATGGGCATCCCAGCAGTTCACCCTTCACCCCGGAGACGTATTCCTCTTGGGTACACCGGATTACCTACCGCCGGGCCGCGAGGATGCGGCGGTATTACGGCCTGGTTCGGTCGTCGAGATCGACATCGCCGGGATCGGCTCGTTGCGGACGCCGGTGCGGGGAGACTCGGGCTGA
- a CDS encoding alcohol dehydrogenase catalytic domain-containing protein gives MTATHIPTQMKAWVLHGPKDIRIDERPVPGIGASEVLVRVGSVGVCGSDKHFYQHGRASSDVVTEPVVLGHEFGGTIVAVGSDVPDSRIGERVAVEPLVPDWTSREARAGRYNIDPSQKFFGVPGLDGGLAEYVAVPQGNAHAIPDSVSDNAAAMVETISVALNGIEKAALPIGAQVLIAGAGPVGLFVAQLCHAAGAGRVGIVEPNSARREIAAKLGCEAFESLDDAFGDAHAFIECTGVETVRHDGFYKVRPGGRVVFIGVGGDDASVPMSQVIEREITLHGVMRYAFTWPTVIGMLADGSVDADSLVSRELAFDRAVEAWTDPDAGEIKTVIRVG, from the coding sequence ATGACCGCGACACACATCCCCACCCAGATGAAGGCCTGGGTGCTGCACGGACCCAAGGACATTCGGATCGACGAGCGACCCGTACCCGGCATCGGGGCATCGGAGGTGCTCGTCCGTGTCGGCTCGGTCGGGGTCTGCGGAAGCGACAAGCACTTCTATCAGCACGGCCGGGCCAGTAGTGACGTCGTCACCGAGCCGGTGGTCCTCGGCCACGAGTTCGGGGGCACCATCGTCGCCGTCGGGTCTGACGTGCCCGACTCGCGGATCGGGGAGCGCGTCGCCGTCGAGCCACTGGTGCCGGACTGGACCTCCCGCGAGGCGCGGGCAGGGCGGTACAACATCGACCCGTCCCAGAAGTTCTTCGGTGTGCCCGGGCTGGACGGCGGTCTCGCAGAATACGTCGCCGTTCCGCAGGGCAACGCACACGCGATCCCCGACAGCGTGAGTGACAACGCGGCCGCGATGGTCGAGACGATCTCGGTGGCGCTGAACGGCATCGAGAAGGCGGCATTGCCGATCGGGGCGCAGGTACTGATCGCGGGGGCGGGGCCGGTGGGTCTCTTCGTGGCGCAGCTGTGTCATGCCGCCGGTGCCGGGCGTGTGGGGATCGTCGAACCGAATTCCGCGCGGCGCGAGATAGCGGCAAAGCTCGGCTGCGAGGCCTTCGAGAGCCTCGACGATGCCTTCGGTGACGCGCACGCGTTCATCGAGTGCACCGGTGTCGAGACGGTGCGGCACGACGGCTTCTACAAGGTGCGACCAGGCGGGCGGGTGGTGTTCATCGGGGTCGGCGGCGACGACGCGTCGGTACCGATGTCCCAGGTCATCGAGCGGGAGATCACTCTGCACGGCGTGATGCGGTACGCGTTCACCTGGCCGACAGTGATCGGCATGCTGGCCGACGGAAGTGTCGACGCCGACTCGCTGGTGTCGCGTGAGCTCGCCTTCGACCGTGCGGTGGAGGCCTGGACCGATCCCGATGCCGGCGAGATCAAGACGGTGATCCGGGTCGGGTAG